A region of Prochlorococcus marinus subsp. pastoris str. CCMP1986 DNA encodes the following proteins:
- the glpX gene encoding class II fructose-bisphosphatase, translated as MNQTLIQEILEVVEQAAIASAKLTGLGQKDEADAAAVEAMRLRMGKIEMKGKIVIGEGERDEAPMLYIGEEVGSGNGPGVDFAVDPCEGTNLCANNQRGSMAVLAASDTGGLFNAPDFYMNKLAAPPAAKGKVDIRNSATENLKILSNCLDLAIDELTVVVMDRARHKGLIKEIRECGAKIQPISDGDVQAAIACGFAGTGTHCLMGIGAAPEGVISAAAMRALGGHFQGQLVYDPAIAQTSEWADYTKEGNIKRLNEMGITDIDKIYEANELASGENVIFAGSGITDGLLFDGVKFEKDCTRTSSLVISTLDSTCRFTNTIHMKDGAKSISL; from the coding sequence GTGAATCAAACTTTAATTCAAGAAATTCTCGAAGTAGTCGAGCAAGCCGCAATCGCATCAGCAAAACTTACAGGTTTAGGTCAGAAAGACGAAGCTGATGCAGCTGCTGTTGAAGCAATGAGGTTGCGTATGGGGAAAATTGAGATGAAAGGAAAAATTGTAATAGGTGAAGGTGAACGTGACGAAGCACCAATGTTATACATAGGGGAAGAGGTAGGTAGTGGAAACGGTCCAGGCGTTGACTTTGCTGTAGACCCTTGTGAAGGAACTAATCTATGTGCTAACAACCAACGAGGATCCATGGCAGTATTAGCTGCTTCCGACACTGGGGGGCTTTTCAATGCACCTGATTTTTATATGAATAAATTGGCAGCACCTCCAGCGGCAAAAGGAAAGGTAGATATAAGGAATTCAGCTACTGAGAATTTAAAAATTTTAAGTAATTGCTTAGATCTAGCGATTGATGAACTTACTGTAGTAGTTATGGATAGAGCAAGACATAAAGGTTTGATCAAGGAGATTCGAGAATGTGGAGCAAAAATTCAACCAATTTCTGATGGAGACGTTCAAGCTGCAATTGCTTGCGGATTTGCTGGTACAGGGACTCATTGCTTAATGGGTATTGGAGCAGCTCCAGAAGGTGTTATATCTGCCGCTGCAATGAGAGCTCTTGGGGGGCATTTTCAAGGACAGTTAGTTTATGACCCTGCAATTGCGCAAACTTCTGAATGGGCTGACTATACAAAAGAAGGAAATATAAAACGTTTAAATGAAATGGGAATTACTGATATTGACAAAATCTATGAGGCCAATGAACTTGCATCAGGAGAAAATGTGATCTTTGCGGGAAGTGGAATTACTGATGGATTATTATTTGATGGAGTCAAATTTGAAAAAGACTGTACTAGAACCAGTAGCCTTGTAATAAGTACATTGGATAGCACTTGTCGATTTACAAATACAATACACATGAAAGATGGTGCTAAAAGTATTAGCCTTTAA
- a CDS encoding DUF309 domain-containing protein, protein MREEDIKSFEDAFFDALNLFNNQKWYEAHDAFEDIWNTLEGDERQIIQGIIQVSVSQFHLSKGNLNGATILMGEGLGRIKNRTNIDLGVDLVSFCKCLDELLRKLQYKEELTKNDKPYLLIKEQNEF, encoded by the coding sequence ATGAGAGAAGAAGATATTAAAAGTTTTGAGGATGCTTTTTTTGATGCTTTAAATCTCTTTAATAATCAAAAATGGTATGAAGCTCATGATGCCTTTGAGGACATATGGAATACTCTTGAAGGAGATGAGAGACAAATAATACAAGGAATAATCCAAGTATCTGTCTCTCAATTTCATTTAAGTAAAGGGAATTTAAATGGTGCGACTATCTTAATGGGTGAAGGCTTAGGTAGGATAAAAAACAGAACTAATATTGATTTAGGAGTAGATCTCGTATCTTTTTGCAAATGTCTTGATGAATTATTAAGAAAACTTCAATATAAAGAGGAATTAACTAAAAATGATAAACCTTATCTACTGATAAAAGAGCAAAATGAATTTTGA
- the rpe gene encoding ribulose-phosphate 3-epimerase produces MPETNSKNSVGVNRPIQIIPSVLPADWANMGACVKDLEEAGVDRIQFDVMDGNFVPNLTFGPEMIAACRKYCEVPFETQLMVSQYNCETMLEAYVKATKGPNGEPGVVIAHAEANVHLHRVLGKIRDLGGSPSVALNPHTPFEMIENIMDMVDHVLVMTVNPGFGGQAYIPTMLNKIRKIRNFVIEKNLNVDIEVDGGIKANWTISQCAEAGANCFIAGSGMFAYPTLKEGCDELRSVALDAQNGKIISEP; encoded by the coding sequence ATGCCCGAAACTAACTCTAAAAATTCTGTAGGTGTTAATCGACCAATTCAAATAATTCCTTCCGTACTACCAGCAGACTGGGCAAATATGGGGGCATGCGTTAAAGATCTTGAAGAAGCAGGTGTAGATCGTATTCAATTTGATGTCATGGATGGAAATTTTGTACCAAATCTTACATTTGGTCCTGAAATGATTGCTGCATGTAGAAAATATTGCGAAGTTCCTTTTGAGACTCAATTAATGGTAAGCCAATATAATTGTGAGACCATGCTTGAGGCATATGTAAAAGCTACCAAAGGTCCTAATGGAGAGCCTGGAGTTGTCATAGCTCATGCTGAAGCTAATGTTCACCTTCATAGAGTTCTTGGAAAGATAAGAGACCTTGGAGGATCACCATCGGTTGCATTAAATCCTCACACGCCATTTGAAATGATCGAAAACATTATGGATATGGTTGATCATGTCTTAGTAATGACCGTTAATCCAGGATTTGGTGGACAAGCTTACATCCCAACAATGTTAAATAAAATAAGAAAAATTAGAAACTTCGTAATTGAAAAGAATTTAAATGTAGATATTGAAGTTGATGGCGGAATAAAAGCAAATTGGACCATTTCGCAATGTGCAGAAGCTGGTGCTAATTGTTTTATTGCAGGAAGTGGGATGTTTGCTTATCCAACATTAAAAGAGGGTTGTGATGAATTAAGGTCAGTTGCTTTAGATGCGCAAAATGGAAAGATAATTTCAGAGCCTTAA
- a CDS encoding glutamyl-tRNA reductase, with protein sequence MHIVVVGLSHRTAPVEVREKLSIPDQSISESLKTLSINSDILEVSILSTCNRLEIYALVKEINIGISSIKEFLTDYSSVNFEDLNPHLFDFRQEEAVLHLMKVSAGLDSLVLGEGQILSQVKKMMRLGQENQSTGPILNRLLSQSVSAGKKVRSETNLGTGAVSISSAAVELAQLKIGQDHGVDGLVSLKSEKVLVVGAGRMSRLLITHLKSKGCNRLTLLNRNIERAVNLAGDFPDLEINCKSLNELDKNISLSSLVFTSTASEKPFIDLARVEKISLNNKLKFIDIGVPRNISNDVKHHAFIESFDVDDLEEVVSRNQEFRQKIAKEAESLVKDERIIFLEWWASLEAVPVINKLRSDLELIRKEELQKALSRMGPDFSARERKVVEALTKGIINKILHTPVTKLRSPQSRDERQASLKIVEKLFSLVDDE encoded by the coding sequence ATGCATATTGTTGTCGTCGGACTAAGTCATCGCACGGCACCTGTCGAAGTGCGTGAGAAGTTAAGTATTCCTGATCAATCGATTTCAGAATCATTAAAGACTCTGAGTATCAATTCTGATATTTTAGAAGTTTCTATTTTAAGTACTTGTAATAGGTTAGAAATATACGCTCTTGTTAAAGAGATAAATATTGGTATTTCATCTATTAAAGAATTTTTAACAGATTACTCGAGCGTAAATTTTGAAGACCTAAATCCTCATCTTTTTGATTTTAGACAAGAAGAAGCTGTTTTACATTTAATGAAAGTCTCAGCTGGATTAGATAGCCTCGTTTTGGGCGAAGGTCAAATACTCTCGCAAGTTAAAAAAATGATGAGATTAGGTCAGGAGAATCAATCTACCGGTCCAATTCTTAATAGGTTATTAAGTCAATCAGTTAGTGCCGGGAAGAAAGTTAGATCTGAAACTAATTTAGGAACTGGCGCTGTATCAATTAGCTCAGCCGCTGTTGAACTCGCTCAATTAAAAATTGGACAGGATCATGGTGTTGATGGGCTCGTTAGTTTGAAATCTGAAAAAGTTCTAGTCGTTGGTGCTGGAAGGATGAGTAGACTTTTAATAACTCATTTGAAATCCAAAGGATGTAATAGGCTCACTCTTTTAAATAGAAATATTGAAAGAGCCGTTAATCTTGCAGGAGATTTCCCAGATCTTGAAATAAATTGCAAGAGTTTAAATGAATTGGATAAAAATATATCTTTATCCTCTCTTGTCTTTACTAGTACTGCTTCTGAAAAACCTTTTATTGATTTAGCAAGAGTTGAAAAAATTAGTTTAAATAACAAACTTAAATTTATTGATATAGGTGTTCCAAGAAATATATCAAATGATGTTAAACATCATGCTTTTATAGAGTCTTTTGATGTAGATGACTTGGAAGAAGTTGTTTCTAGAAATCAAGAATTTAGACAAAAAATAGCAAAAGAGGCTGAATCTTTAGTTAAAGATGAAAGAATCATTTTTTTGGAGTGGTGGGCTAGTTTGGAAGCAGTTCCAGTAATAAATAAATTAAGATCTGATTTGGAGTTAATAAGAAAAGAAGAGTTACAAAAAGCACTAAGTAGAATGGGACCTGATTTTTCTGCTCGAGAAAGGAAAGTTGTAGAGGCTTTAACTAAAGGGATTATTAATAAGATTCTTCACACACCAGTCACTAAATTGAGAAGTCCTCAGTCAAGAGATGAAAGACAAGCATCATTAAAAATCGTTGAAAAATTGTTTTCTTTGGTAGATGATGAATAA
- the typA gene encoding translational GTPase TypA produces the protein MSVSIKEIRNVAIIAHVDHGKTTLVDALLSQSGIFRDNEVVPTCVMDSNDLERERGITILSKNTAVNYKNTRINIIDTPGHADFGGEVERVLGMVDGCLLIVDANEGPMPQTRFVLKKALEKGLRPIVFVNKIDRPRVVPEIAVDKVLDLFLELGADDDQCDFPYLFGSGLSGFAKEEMESNNDNMMPLFEAILRHVPPPVGDLNKPLQLQITTLDYSDFLGRIVIGKIHNGTIKNGQQASLIKESGKTIKGKVSKLLGFEGLQRIDINEAFAGDIVAVSGFDDVNIGETIACPDSPHPLPLIKVDEPTLNMTFVVNDSPFAGKEGKFVTSRQLKNRLERELLTNVALRVEETDSPDRFSVSGRGELHLGILIETMRREGFEFQISQPQVIFREIDDVQCEPIETLVLDVPEVAVGSCIEKLGSRKAEMKNMQTSSDGRTQLEFLVPSRGLIGFRGEFVRITRGEGIMSHSFYEYKPKAGDFETRRNGVLISFEEGVATFYALKNAEDRGVYFIKPGVKVYKGMIIGENNRSQDLELNICKTKQLTNMRSAGAEELDTLQSPVDITLERALEYIGPDEMLEVTPDSIRMRKLNKKKTMKK, from the coding sequence ATGTCAGTTTCAATTAAAGAAATAAGAAATGTAGCAATTATAGCCCATGTAGATCATGGAAAAACAACCCTAGTCGATGCATTATTATCTCAATCTGGAATATTTAGAGATAACGAAGTAGTTCCAACTTGTGTAATGGATTCAAATGATCTCGAGAGAGAAAGAGGTATAACAATACTTTCAAAAAATACGGCTGTTAATTATAAAAACACGAGAATCAATATTATCGATACACCTGGACATGCTGACTTTGGAGGAGAGGTTGAGAGGGTTTTGGGCATGGTTGATGGTTGTTTATTAATCGTTGATGCTAATGAGGGTCCAATGCCACAAACAAGGTTTGTATTAAAAAAAGCTTTAGAAAAAGGTCTTAGACCTATAGTTTTTGTAAATAAAATTGATAGGCCTAGAGTAGTCCCAGAAATTGCTGTGGATAAAGTTCTTGATTTGTTCCTTGAATTAGGTGCAGATGATGATCAATGTGATTTTCCTTATTTATTCGGTAGTGGATTATCTGGTTTCGCAAAAGAAGAAATGGAATCTAATAATGATAATATGATGCCCCTTTTTGAAGCTATTCTTAGGCATGTTCCACCACCTGTAGGGGATCTAAACAAGCCTCTGCAGCTTCAAATTACAACTTTGGATTATTCTGATTTCTTAGGAAGAATTGTGATTGGAAAGATTCATAATGGAACTATAAAAAATGGCCAACAAGCAAGCCTAATAAAAGAAAGTGGGAAAACTATCAAGGGTAAAGTAAGTAAACTTTTAGGATTCGAAGGATTACAAAGAATTGATATTAATGAGGCCTTTGCAGGAGATATTGTTGCAGTTTCAGGTTTTGATGATGTAAATATTGGAGAAACGATTGCTTGTCCTGATTCTCCTCATCCACTTCCTTTAATTAAAGTTGACGAACCTACACTAAACATGACCTTTGTTGTGAATGATTCTCCATTTGCGGGTAAAGAAGGGAAATTCGTTACGAGTAGACAATTAAAAAATAGATTAGAGAGGGAATTATTAACTAACGTAGCCCTAAGAGTTGAAGAAACCGATTCTCCAGATAGATTTTCTGTCTCTGGGAGAGGTGAGCTTCATTTAGGGATTTTAATTGAAACAATGAGAAGAGAAGGTTTTGAATTCCAAATCTCGCAACCGCAAGTTATTTTTAGAGAAATTGATGATGTTCAATGCGAACCCATAGAAACATTAGTCTTAGATGTTCCAGAAGTAGCGGTTGGCTCTTGTATTGAAAAACTGGGATCAAGAAAAGCTGAGATGAAAAACATGCAGACAAGTTCAGATGGAAGAACCCAGTTAGAATTTCTTGTACCATCAAGAGGACTTATAGGATTTCGTGGTGAATTTGTTCGAATAACTAGAGGTGAAGGAATTATGAGTCACTCTTTTTATGAATATAAACCTAAAGCTGGAGATTTTGAAACGAGAAGAAATGGTGTTCTTATTTCTTTTGAAGAGGGTGTCGCTACTTTCTATGCTTTAAAAAATGCTGAAGATAGAGGTGTTTATTTTATCAAACCAGGAGTGAAAGTTTATAAAGGTATGATTATTGGCGAGAATAATAGGTCACAAGATTTAGAGTTAAATATCTGTAAAACAAAGCAATTGACTAATATGAGATCTGCTGGAGCAGAAGAGTTAGATACTTTACAATCTCCAGTTGATATTACACTTGAGAGAGCTCTTGAATATATAGGTCCTGATGAAATGTTAGAGGTGACGCCGGATTCAATAAGAATGAGGAAATTAAATAAAAAGAAGACAATGAAAAAATAA
- the gndA gene encoding NADP-dependent phosphogluconate dehydrogenase: protein MPKAHFGLIGLGVMGENLVLNAERNGFSSVVFNRTYSKTQEFLEGRGLGKNVEGAKTLQEFVNKLERPRRILMMVKAGAATDAVIDNISEYLEEGDLLIDGGNSQFKDTERRVATLESKSFGYIGMGVSGGAKGALEGPSMMPGGTKASYDAIESLLTKMAAKVEDGPCVAYVGPGGSGHFVKTVHNGIEYGIEQILAEAYDLMKRVKNMNGSQMAEVFGLWNNTDELASYLVEITQICLNTKDELTGEDVVEKILDKAGQKGTGLWTVVSALELGISVPTIYASLNARVMSSLKVQRSEIEKTIPMEAIEDFDLGEISNGMKPLFDAVVLATIASYAQGMDILSEASSVYNYELNMPSIAQIWKGGCIIRSKLLKKIQDAYQKDPNLKNLIFDDWFNNEISTRIDNLASVVSSSTKAGIPVPCLSSTLDYLNSYRTNRLPQNLVQAMRDCFGSHTYERVDKEGSFHTEWMK from the coding sequence ATGCCCAAGGCACATTTTGGTTTAATCGGTCTTGGAGTTATGGGGGAGAATTTAGTTCTTAATGCAGAAAGGAACGGATTTTCTAGTGTAGTTTTTAATAGAACCTATTCAAAAACTCAAGAATTCTTAGAAGGTAGAGGTTTAGGAAAGAATGTAGAAGGAGCTAAAACACTTCAAGAATTTGTGAATAAGCTTGAAAGACCAAGAAGAATTTTAATGATGGTTAAAGCCGGGGCAGCTACAGATGCTGTTATTGATAATATTTCTGAATATCTTGAAGAAGGCGATTTATTAATTGATGGAGGTAATTCTCAGTTTAAAGATACTGAAAGACGAGTTGCGACTCTTGAAAGTAAAAGCTTTGGATATATAGGAATGGGTGTCTCTGGAGGGGCTAAAGGAGCCTTGGAGGGGCCAAGCATGATGCCTGGCGGAACTAAAGCCTCTTATGACGCTATAGAAAGTTTATTGACTAAAATGGCTGCGAAAGTAGAAGACGGTCCTTGTGTAGCTTATGTTGGACCCGGTGGTTCAGGCCACTTCGTTAAAACTGTTCATAATGGTATTGAATATGGCATTGAGCAAATTCTTGCAGAAGCTTATGACCTTATGAAAAGAGTCAAAAATATGAATGGATCACAAATGGCTGAGGTTTTTGGTCTTTGGAATAATACTGATGAATTGGCATCTTATCTTGTAGAAATAACGCAAATATGTTTAAACACCAAAGATGAACTAACAGGCGAAGATGTTGTGGAAAAAATATTGGATAAAGCTGGCCAAAAAGGTACTGGATTGTGGACTGTTGTTAGTGCCTTAGAACTTGGTATATCAGTTCCCACTATTTATGCTTCATTAAATGCAAGGGTTATGAGTTCCCTTAAGGTTCAACGTAGTGAAATCGAGAAAACAATTCCGATGGAAGCTATTGAAGATTTTGATTTAGGAGAAATTTCTAATGGTATGAAACCTTTGTTTGATGCAGTCGTTCTTGCTACTATTGCTAGTTACGCTCAAGGGATGGATATATTAAGTGAAGCTTCATCAGTTTATAATTATGAGCTAAATATGCCATCTATTGCTCAAATATGGAAAGGTGGTTGCATTATTAGATCAAAATTATTAAAAAAGATTCAAGATGCATATCAAAAAGATCCAAATTTGAAGAATCTAATTTTTGATGATTGGTTCAACAACGAAATTTCTACAAGAATTGATAATTTAGCAAGTGTCGTTTCTTCTTCAACTAAGGCTGGTATTCCAGTGCCTTGTTTATCAAGTACTTTAGATTATTTAAATAGTTACAGAACAAACAGACTTCCTCAGAATTTAGTTCAAGCCATGAGAGATTGTTTTGGTTCACATACTTACGAAAGAGTTGACAAGGAAGGAAGTTTTCATACTGAATGGATGAAATGA
- the lptB gene encoding LPS export ABC transporter ATP-binding protein: MNFEIKNVFLTIEGKSIVNDVSIKVCPGEIVGLMGPNGAGKTSTFNLAVGNLRPDKGDILINSKSIKNLPLPIRAKLGLGYLTQEASIFRDLTVKENIDLALENSFSSRAIVRNKREKIINEFNLNKVVDNYGYQLSGGERRRCEIARALSVGRQGPKYLLLDEPFAGIDPLAVNDLKKLIIKLRDNGMGILITDHNVRETLLITSKSYVLSEGKILAHGSSDELANNQIVKKFYLGVDFQL; the protein is encoded by the coding sequence ATGAATTTTGAAATAAAAAACGTCTTTCTTACTATTGAAGGAAAATCCATAGTTAATGATGTTTCAATAAAGGTTTGCCCAGGCGAAATTGTAGGTTTAATGGGACCAAATGGTGCAGGTAAAACATCTACTTTTAATCTTGCGGTGGGCAATTTAAGACCTGATAAGGGAGATATATTAATAAATAGCAAATCTATAAAAAATTTACCTTTGCCTATTAGAGCAAAACTTGGTTTAGGATATTTAACTCAAGAAGCAAGTATCTTTAGAGATTTAACAGTTAAAGAAAATATTGACTTAGCATTAGAAAATTCATTTTCTAGTAGAGCAATAGTAAGAAATAAGAGAGAAAAAATAATTAATGAATTTAATCTGAATAAAGTTGTTGATAATTATGGTTATCAATTATCAGGAGGGGAGAGAAGACGGTGTGAAATAGCAAGAGCTCTATCAGTAGGTAGACAAGGACCTAAATATTTACTTTTGGATGAACCTTTTGCAGGGATCGACCCCTTAGCTGTAAATGATTTAAAAAAACTTATTATTAAACTTAGGGATAATGGAATGGGAATTCTTATAACAGATCATAATGTAAGAGAGACTTTGTTAATTACAAGTAAATCATATGTTTTAAGTGAAGGAAAGATTCTTGCTCATGGATCATCTGATGAACTTGCAAATAATCAAATAGTGAAAAAGTTTTATTTGGGGGTTGATTTTCAGCTTTAA
- the ccsB gene encoding c-type cytochrome biogenesis protein CcsB: MIFDGFIKNFIYDPVSFIGILIFYFLLINLPISLISLFNKKSSSYVRLITILINLFIALQLISRWIISGHFPISNLYESLYFLVWGITLGQLLIEKEYSTPIIPAIAIPIELLTIAFACFVLPEDLKLSSNLVPALRSSWLVMHVSVVMLSYAALIMGSLLSASVLFINNSQPLQLRSSSMGVGGFKISNSYSTNNVIEPINFSHSEELDTLSYRSILVGFVLLTLGLITGAIWANEAWGTWWSWDPKETWAFISWLFYAAYLHMRISRGWQGRRPALLATSGFFVVLICYIGVNFLGVGLHSYGWIFGIFNLF, from the coding sequence ATGATATTTGATGGTTTTATCAAAAATTTTATTTACGATCCAGTATCTTTTATAGGCATTTTAATTTTTTATTTTTTATTAATTAATTTGCCTATTTCTCTAATATCGTTATTTAATAAAAAATCCTCTTCTTATGTGAGACTAATTACAATCTTAATTAATCTCTTTATAGCTTTACAGCTTATCTCAAGATGGATAATCTCTGGACATTTTCCAATAAGTAATTTATATGAATCTCTTTATTTCTTAGTTTGGGGCATAACTTTAGGTCAATTATTAATTGAGAAAGAATACTCGACTCCGATAATCCCGGCAATAGCAATACCTATTGAACTTTTAACTATAGCTTTTGCTTGCTTTGTTTTGCCTGAAGATTTAAAGCTATCATCTAATCTTGTCCCAGCATTAAGATCAAGTTGGTTAGTTATGCATGTAAGCGTAGTCATGCTAAGTTATGCCGCCCTTATCATGGGCTCTTTACTATCAGCTTCTGTACTCTTTATCAATAATAGTCAACCTCTTCAACTTAGAAGTAGTTCTATGGGTGTAGGCGGTTTCAAAATATCTAATTCATACTCGACCAACAATGTCATTGAGCCTATAAATTTTTCTCATTCTGAGGAATTAGATACTCTTAGTTATCGATCTATATTAGTAGGATTTGTTCTTCTCACTCTTGGCTTAATTACTGGAGCTATCTGGGCTAATGAAGCTTGGGGAACTTGGTGGAGTTGGGATCCTAAGGAGACTTGGGCTTTCATTTCTTGGTTATTTTATGCTGCCTATTTGCATATGAGAATAAGTAGGGGTTGGCAAGGTAGAAGACCAGCATTACTTGCTACTTCTGGCTTTTTTGTCGTATTAATATGTTACATAGGAGTAAATTTCTTAGGTGTGGGTTTGCACAGTTATGGTTGGATATTTGGAATATTTAATTTGTTTTAA
- the pgl gene encoding 6-phosphogluconolactonase, whose protein sequence is MDEMIEQSYGGYKLYIYKDKLELSSNVSNFIENQIVQTLKIKDRFQFCVSGGSTPKSVYQLLSERDIEWEKVDIFLGDERCVDPKSELSNSLMLKNSLLTKYGSKAFFYEIFSDKKVDDNISKNLLISKLNEKCNGKPPSFDLTLLGLGDDGHTASLFPYQKNNNADDFVIFNEGKGLKRISLTPKVLSASSKIIFLVSGASKQLALKRLLDKNESPERTPSKLIKSSDQISIFCDEESSKELSI, encoded by the coding sequence ATGGATGAAATGATTGAACAATCTTATGGTGGATACAAACTTTACATATATAAAGATAAACTTGAACTCTCATCTAATGTCTCTAATTTTATAGAAAATCAAATTGTTCAAACGTTAAAAATTAAAGATAGATTTCAATTTTGTGTAAGTGGTGGTTCAACCCCTAAATCTGTTTATCAATTACTATCAGAAAGAGATATTGAATGGGAGAAAGTTGATATTTTTTTAGGTGATGAGAGGTGTGTTGATCCAAAATCTGAATTAAGTAACTCTCTGATGTTAAAAAATTCCTTGCTAACTAAATATGGTTCTAAAGCCTTCTTTTATGAGATTTTTAGTGATAAAAAAGTTGACGATAATATCTCAAAAAATTTATTAATTTCTAAATTAAATGAAAAATGTAATGGTAAACCTCCATCTTTTGATTTAACTTTATTAGGCCTTGGTGATGATGGTCATACCGCTTCGCTATTTCCATATCAGAAAAATAATAATGCTGATGATTTTGTAATTTTTAATGAGGGAAAAGGTCTTAAAAGAATTTCTCTAACTCCTAAAGTACTATCTGCTTCTTCAAAGATTATATTTTTAGTTAGTGGGGCTTCTAAACAATTAGCACTTAAGAGACTATTGGATAAAAATGAGTCCCCAGAAAGGACTCCTTCTAAATTAATTAAATCAAGTGACCAGATATCAATATTTTGCGATGAAGAATCTTCAAAAGAATTATCAATTTAG
- a CDS encoding glucose-1-phosphate adenylyltransferase encodes MKRVLAIILGGGKGSRLYPLTKMRAKPAVPLAGKYRLIDIPISNCINSGINKMYVLTQFNSASLNRHIGRTYNLSAPFGQGFVEVLAAQQTPDSPKWFEGTADAVRKYQWLFQEWDVDEYLILSGDQLYRMDYSLFVQHHRDNKADLTVAALPVDESQAEGFGLMRTDDLGNIKEFSEKPTGEKLKSMAVDTSKFGLTKESASEKPYLASMGIYVFSRKTLFDLLNKFPSYTDFGKDIIPEALSRGDTLKSYVFDDYWEDIGTIGAFFESNLALTQQPKPPFSFYDEKFPIYTRPRYLPPSKLVDAQITDSIVCEGTILKSCSILHCVLGVRSRIESDSVIEDTLVMGSDFFESLEERIELRKGGGTPLGVGEGSTIKRAILDKNARIGDNVVIVNKDRVEEADKPDVGFYIRNGIVVVVKNATIANGTII; translated from the coding sequence ATGAAGCGTGTGTTGGCAATCATCCTCGGAGGAGGAAAAGGTTCTAGGCTTTATCCCTTAACAAAAATGAGGGCTAAACCTGCAGTTCCTTTAGCAGGTAAATATCGTTTAATTGATATCCCAATTAGTAATTGTATTAATTCTGGGATTAATAAAATGTACGTTTTAACTCAGTTTAATAGTGCTTCTCTTAACAGACATATTGGGAGAACCTACAATTTAAGTGCTCCTTTTGGGCAAGGATTTGTGGAGGTACTAGCTGCTCAGCAAACTCCTGATAGTCCAAAGTGGTTTGAAGGTACTGCTGATGCAGTAAGAAAATATCAATGGTTGTTTCAAGAGTGGGATGTGGACGAATATTTAATATTGTCGGGTGATCAGCTCTATAGAATGGACTATAGTTTATTTGTTCAACACCATAGAGATAATAAAGCTGATTTAACAGTAGCTGCCTTACCTGTTGATGAATCTCAGGCTGAAGGTTTTGGGCTTATGAGAACAGATGATTTGGGTAATATTAAAGAATTTAGTGAAAAGCCAACTGGTGAGAAATTAAAATCAATGGCGGTTGATACCTCTAAGTTCGGTTTAACCAAGGAATCGGCATCAGAGAAACCGTATCTTGCCTCTATGGGCATTTATGTTTTCAGTAGAAAGACACTTTTTGATCTCTTAAATAAGTTCCCTAGTTATACAGATTTTGGTAAAGATATAATCCCTGAGGCATTAAGTAGAGGGGATACATTAAAGAGTTATGTTTTTGATGATTATTGGGAAGATATAGGAACTATAGGAGCATTTTTTGAATCAAACTTAGCATTAACACAACAACCAAAACCTCCGTTTAGTTTTTATGATGAAAAATTTCCTATATATACTAGGCCTAGATATCTTCCTCCATCAAAACTTGTAGATGCTCAAATTACTGATTCAATAGTTTGTGAAGGAACTATTTTGAAATCTTGTAGCATCTTGCATTGTGTCTTAGGGGTGAGAAGTAGAATTGAAAGTGATTCTGTTATTGAAGATACTCTTGTAATGGGATCTGATTTTTTTGAATCGCTAGAAGAGAGGATTGAATTAAGAAAAGGTGGTGGTACGCCTCTTGGAGTAGGAGAAGGTTCAACTATAAAAAGGGCAATTCTTGATAAGAATGCAAGAATTGGAGATAATGTGGTGATAGTAAATAAGGATAGAGTAGAAGAAGCAGATAAACCAGATGTAGGATTTTATATTAGAAATGGAATTGTTGTTGTAGTTAAAAATGCAACTATTGCTAACGGAACAATTATTTAA